The Rhinopithecus roxellana isolate Shanxi Qingling chromosome 13, ASM756505v1, whole genome shotgun sequence genome contains a region encoding:
- the SALL4 gene encoding sal-like protein 4 isoform X1, translating to MSRRKQAKPQHINSEEDQGEQQPQQPTPEFADAAPAAPAEGELGAPVNHPGNDEVASEDEATVKRLRREETHVCEKCCAEFFSVSEFLEHKKNCTKNPPVLIMNDSEGPVPSEDFSRAVLSHQPASPSSKDGHRENGGSSEDMKEKPGAESVVYLKTETALPPTPQDISYLAKGKVANTNVTLQALRGTKVAVNQRSADALPAPVPGANSIPWVLEQILCLQQQQLQQIQLTEQIRIQVNMWASHALHSSGAGADTLKTLGSHMSQQVSAAVALLSQKAGSQGLSLDALKQAKLPHANIPSATSSLSPGLAPFALKPDGTRVLPNVMSRLPSALLPQAPGSVLFQSPFSTVTLDTSKKGKGKPPNISAVDVKPKDEAVLYKHKCKYCSKVFGTDSSLQIHLRSHTGERPFVCSVCGHRFTTKGNLKVHFHRHPQVKANPQLFAEFQDKVAAGNGIPCALSVPDPIDESSLSLDTKPVLVTTSVGLPQNLSSGTNPKDLTGGPLPGDLQPGPSPESEGGPTLPGVGPNHNSPRAGGFQGSGTPEPGSETLKLQQLVENIDKATTDPNECLICHRVLSCQSSLKMHYRTHTGERPFQCKICGRAFSTKGNLKTHLGVHRTNTSIKTQHSCPICQKKFTNAVMLQQHIRMHMGGQIPNTPLPENPCDFPGSEPMTVGENGSTGAICHDDVIESIDLEEVSSQEAPSSSSKVPTPLPSIHSASPTLGFAMMASLDAPGKVGPAPFNLQRQGSRENGSVESDGLTNDSSSLMGDQEYQSRSPDILETTSFQALSPANSQAESIKSKSPDAGSKAESSENSRTEMEGRSSVPSTFIRAQPTYVKVEVPGTFVGPSTLSPGMTPLLAAQPRRQAKQHGCTRCGKNFSSASALQIHERTHTGEKPFVCNICGRAFTTKGNLKVHYMTHGANNNSARRGRKLAIENTMALLGTDRKRVSEIFPKEILAPSVNVDPVVWNQYTSMLNGGLAVKTNEISVIQSGGVPTLPVSLGATSVVSNATVSKMDGSQSSISADVEKPSATDGVPKHQFPHFLEENKIAVS from the exons CACCTGTCCTCATCATGAATGACAGCGAGGGGCCGGTGCCTTCAGAAGACTTCTCCAGAGCTGTACTGAGCCACCAGCCCGCCAGTCCCAGTAGTAAGGACGGTCACAGGGAGAATGGCGGCAGCTCAGAGGACATGAAGGAGAAGCCGGGCGCGGAGTCTGTGGTGTACCTAAAGACAGAGACAGCCCTGCCACCCACCCCCCAGGACATAAGCTATTTAGCCAAAGGCAAAGTGGCCAACACTAACGTGACCTTGCAGGCACTACGGGGCACCAAGGTGGCGGTGAATCAGCGGAGCGCGGATGCACTCCCTGCCCCCGTGCCTGGCGCCAACAGCATCCCGTGGGTCCTCGAGCAGATCTTGtgtctgcagcagcagcagctacagCAGATCCAGCTCACCGAGCAGATCCGCATCCAGGTGAACATGTGGGCCTCCCACGCCCTCCACTCGAGTGGGGCAGGGGCTGACACTCTGAAGACCTTGGGCAGCCACATGTCTCAGCAGGTTTCTGCAGCTGTGGCTTTGCTCAGCCAGAAAGCTGGAAGCCAAGGTCTGTCTCTGGATGCCTTGAAACAAGCCAAGCTACCTCATGCCAACATCCCTTCTGCCACCAGCTCCCTGTCCCCAGGGCTGGCGCCCTTCGCTCTGAAGCCGGATGGGACCCGGGTGCTCCCGAACGTCATGTCCCGCCTCCCGAGCGCTTTGCTTCCTCAGGCCCCGGGCTCGGTGCTCTTCCAGAGCCCTTTCTCCACTGTGACGCTAGACACAtccaagaaagggaaggggaagcccCCGAACATCTCTGCGGTGGATGTCAAACCCAAAGACGAGGCGGTCCTCTACAAGCACAAGTGTAAGTACTGTAGCAAGGTTTTTGGGACTGATAGCTCCTTGCAGATCCACCTTCGCTCCCACACTGGAGAGAGACCCTTCGTGTGCTCTGTCTGTGGTCATCGCTTCACCACCAAGGGCAACCTCAAGGTGCACTTTCACCGACATCCCCAGGTGAAGGCAAACCCCCAGCTGTTTGCCGAGTTCCAGGACAAAGTGGCGGCCGGCAATGGCATCCCCTGTGCACTCTCTGTACCTGACCCCATAGATGAATCGAGTCTTTCCTTAGACACCAAACCTGTCCTTGTAACCACCTCTGTAGGGCTACCTCAGAATCTGTCTTCGGGGACTAATCCCAAGGACCTCACGGGTGGCCCCTTGCCCGGTGACCTGCAGCCTGGGCCTTCTCCAGAAAGTGAGGGTGGACCCACACTCCCTGGGGTGGGACCAAACCATAATTCCCCAAGGGCTGGTGGCTTCCAAGGGAGTGGGACCCCTGAGCCAGGGTCAGAGACTCTGAAATTGCAGCAGCTGGTGGAGAACATTGACAAGGCCACCACTGATCCCAACGAATGTCTCATTTGCCACCGAGTCTTAAGCTGCCAGAGCTCCCTCAAGATGCATTATCGCACCCACACCGGGGAGAGACCGTTCCAGTGTAAGATCTGTGGCCGAGCCTTTTCTACCAAAGGTAACCTGAAGACACACCTCGGGGTTCACCGAACCAACACGTCCATTAAGACGCAGCATTCATGCCCCATCTGCCAGAAGAAGTTCACCAACGCCGTGATGCTGCAGCAGCATATTCGGATGCACATGGGCGGTCAGATTCCCAATACACCCCTGCCAGAGAATCCCTGTGACTTTCCGGGTTCTGAGCCAATGACGGTGGGTGAGAATGGCAGCACTGGCGCCATCTGCCATGATGATGTCATCGAAAGCATCGATTTAGAGGAAGTCAGCTCCCAGGAGGCTCCCAGCAGCTCCTCGAAGGTCCCCACGCCTCTTCCCAGCATCCACTCGGCATCACCCACGCTAGGGTTTGCCATGATGGCTTCCTTAGATGCCCCAGGGAAAGTGGGTCCTGCCCCTTTTAACCTGCAGCGCCAGGGCAGCAGAGAAAATGGTTCCGTGGAGAGCGATGGCTTGACCAACGACTCGTCCTCGCTGATGGGAGACCAGGAGTATCAGAGCCGAAGCCCAGACATCTTGGAAACCACATCCTTCCAGGCACTCTCCCCAGCCAATAGTCAAGCCGAAAGCATCAAGTCAAAGTCTCCCGATGCTGGGAGCAAAGCAGAGAGCTCCGAGAACAGCCGCACTGAGATGGAAG GTCGGAGCAGTGTCCCTTCCACGTTTATCCGAGCCCAGCCGACCTATGTCAAGGTTGAAGTTCCTGGCACGTTTGTGGGACCCTCGACACTGTCCCCAGGGATGACCCCTTTGTTAGCAGCCCAGCCACGCCGACAGGCCAAGCAACATGGCTGCACACGGTGTGGGAAGAACTTCTCGTCTGCTAGCGCTCTTCAGATCCACGAGcggactcacactggagagaagccttttgTGTGCAACATTTGTGGGCGAGCTTTTACCACCAAAGGCAACTTAAAG GTTCACTACATGACACACGGGGCCAACAATAACTCAGCCCGCCGTGGAAGGAAGTTGGCCATCGAGAACACCATGGCTCTGTTAGGTACGGACAGAAAAAGAGTCTCAGAAATCTTTCCCAAGGAAATCCTGGCCCCTTCGGTGAACGTGGACCCTGTTGTGTGGAACCAGTATACCAGCATGCTCAATGGCGGTCTAGCCGTGAAGACCAATGAGATCTCTGTGATCCAGAGTGGAGGGGTTCCTACCCTCCCTGTTTCCTTGGGAGCCACCTCCGTTGTGAGTAACGCCACTGTCTCCAAGATGGATGGCTCCCAATCGAGTATCAGTGCCGATGTGGAAAAACCAAGTGCTACTGACGGCGTTCCCAAACACCAGTTTCCTCACTTCCTGGAAGAAAACAAGATTGCGGTCAGCTAA